The DNA segment TTCTGTAGCCGATCTGATCCTGGAGCCAGCTTTACCTGTTGCGCCTGAATGGAGTTTAATTGATAAGCTGAAGTACGAAAAAGATGCCATCGGAATCTTTTTGTCCGGGCATCCCCTGGACAATTATAAGCTTGAATTAAAAGAATTCTGCCAGCATAAAGTAAAATGCCTGTCACTGGTAAATAAAATCAGGACAGGCGATACCAACGAAGAGGTACTGGCCGAGTTTGAAAGCATAAAAAACAGGGAGCTTGTGGTTGGAGGCCTGGTGGTAGTGGCTGCACAGCGCATGACAAAAACAGGAAAGCCTTTTGGCACATTGGTGTTCGAAGATTATGACGACAGTTGTGAACTGGCTTTATTTGGCGATGATTTTATCAAATTTAAGCAGTTTTTAACCGATGGTTATTTTTTACAGATCCGTGGAAGGGTAGCTGAACGGTTTAGAAAAGAGGGCGACTGGGAGTTTAAGATTACTTCCATTAATCTTTTGTCAGAACTAAGGGATAAACTGGCCAAAAGTGTAACCATCCAAGTACCTATTGAACGTGTTAACGACGACTTTATGGGGCAGATCCTGGCCATTCTGGAAAATAATAAAGCAACTACCGAGCAGCAAAACTGTCAATTGCTGTTCGATGTGTACGACAGGGAACAGAATGTGATGGTCAAATTGCCTTCAAAATCGTTAAAAATTAACCCCACCAACGATTTTCTGAGTCAGATAGAAGCCTTAAATGTGAGTTCTAAGTTGAACTAATGTCATAATGGCACTGGCCGGATTGATGGCATCACAATTGATGATATATTTGTAGTCTGCAAGACCTGCATGTAAACAGATCGGGCAAGCTAAATAAGAGAACTAATATTAAAAAATAGAATTATGGCTTTAGAAATCACAGATGCTAACTTCGAGGAAGTTGTATTAAAATCAGATAAACCCGTTTTAGTTGACTTTTGGGCAGAATGGTGTGGTCCGTGTCGCATGGTAGGTCCGGTAGTAGATGAAATCTCAAAAGAATACGAAGGTAAAGCGCTTGTAGGAAAAGTGAATGTTGACAACAACCCTCAGATCTCTACTCAGTTTGGCATCCGTAATATCCCTGCTTTATTGTACTTTAAAAATGGGGAAGTGGTAGACAAACAAGTTGGCGCCGTGCCTAAATCTGTACTGGCCCAAAAATTAGACAAACAGTTGTAAAAACAATTATATACGAATGAAAAGCGTTCATAATTATTATGAACGCTTTTTTTATATTTACAGCATGCAGTCGCCAATTGATGAAACAACCTTACATTTTAATGGCAACCTTGAATTACTGGCCAGGCAGGTAGTGGAAGGTTTTATTACCGGATTGCACAAAAGCCCTTTTCACGGTTTTTCTGTTGAATTTGCAGAACACCGGCTTTATAATGTTGGCGATAATGTTAAAAACATCGACTGGAAACTTTATGCCAGGACCGACAAGCTTTTTAGCAAACGCTATGAAGAAGAAACCAATCTGCGCTGTCAGTTCATCATCGATGTTTCTTCGTCCATGTATTTCCCTTTAAAAGCATACAATAAGCTTAATTTTTCTGTACAGGCGGTTGCTGCATTGGTTTATTTGCTAAAAAGGCAGCGCGATGCCTTTGGCCTAAGTCTTTTTACCGATCAGCTGGTATTGAATACCCCGGCTAAATCTACCACCACCCATCAAAAATACCTGTTCGCAAGACTGGAAGAAATTTTAAAAGCCGAGCAGATGAACGTAAAGACCAATCTTGACCAGGCTTTGCACCAAATTGCAGAGCTGATCCATAAACGTTCCCTGGTGGTTGTGTTTAGTGATCTGCTCAGTACTGCTCAGGATGAACATCAGATCGAAGGTTTATTCTCGGCCCTTCAGCACCTGAAGTTCAATAAACATGAAGTCATCATTTTTAATGTGACAGACAAAGCAAAAGAAGTAGATTTTAAATTTGAGAACCGTCCTTATCAATTTGTTGATATGGAAACGGGTGCTATACTAAAAGCACATACCTCAAAAGTTAAAGATGCCTATCTGTTAAAGATGCAGGCCTACAGGCAGGCCATTCAGCTTAAATGTGCACAGTACAAAATTGATATGGTTGATGCAGATATTGCCAAAGGATTTTACCCCATATTACAGGCTTATCTAATCAAGCGTCAAAAAATGAGTTAAACCAGGGCGTCTGCATTCTTCAAAATCACTGCACAGGCCCATTTTATCTCTTCCTCGCTAATGATAAGCGGTGGCGCTATCCGCATGGCATTGCTGCAATGTAAAAACCAGTCGCTGATCAGCCCGTCTGCAATACAGGCATCGATGATCTTTTTATTGAGCTCAAAATTTTCAAATGCTATGGCGATCATCAGACCTTTGCCCCTTACTTCTTTAATTGCCGGGTGTACCAGTAGTTTTTTAAACAGTTCAGCTTTAGCCGTAACCCCCTCTACCATGTTTTCAGTAATGATGGTCTGTAAAGTTGCCAAACCTGCTGCACAACTCACCGGATGCCCTCCAAAAGTGGTGATATGGCCCAGTATTGGATTTGTTGCCAATGAAATCATGATCTCCCGCGAGCTGATAAAAGCACCTATGGGCATACCGCCACCAATGCCTTTTGCCAGCAACAAAATATCCGGAACAATGCCAAAATGTTCAAAGCCAAACATTTTACCCGTCCGGCCAAAACCACACTGTATTTCATCCAATACCAGTAAAGTTCCTGTTGCTGTACATTTTTTTCTCAGCGCTTCAAAATAAGATGGATCAGCCACCCTAATCCCTGCCTCACCTTGTACGGTTTCTATAAACACTGCCGCGGTGCGGGTAGTAATCTGGTCCAGATCCTCAATCCTGTTGTAATTTATAAATTTAATGTCTGGTAAAAGCGGCCGGTAGGCCTGTTTAAATTCTTCGTTGCCCATCAGGCTTAGGGCACCTTGTGTACTGCCGTGATAAGAATTATGGCAGGCAATAATTTCTGAACGTTGTGTATATCTTTTGGCCAGTTTCATGGCACCTTCTACAGCTTCAGCTCCCGAATTAACAAAATAAGTGCAGTTCAGGTTTTCCGGTAAAACAGCTGCTAGTGCTGCTGCAAAATTTACCTGCGGGTTTTGCACAAATTCGCCGTAAACCATAATGTGCATATAGCTTTCTGCCTGTTGCTGTACCGCATTTACCACAGCTGGGTGGCAGTGGCCAACATTACTTACCCCAATACCGGCAATTAGATCCATGTATTTTTTGCCATCTGCATCATAAAGATACATTCCTTTGGCCCTGTTAAATGCCAGTAGAAGCGGATCTAAAGTGGTTTGGGCATTGTGCTGCAGAAATAATTGGCGTTGTGTAAGCATGGCCAAAAATACAAAAATTTAATTTGGCTGCGGTTTGTTGTTAAATCTGTATTTAGCTAAAATTTCCTTTTTAAAAGTCTCCTGGGCCCTGTAAAACTTACCTACTATTTTAATTGGTAAATTCGATTTTAAGCGGTAATAATATTTTTTTTCCAGATTTAGTTCACGTTGCTTAAAACTAAAGTCGTTCACAATCAGGTTCTGTACCTCAGTGTCCGACAGTTCTTCAATTTCGGTGAGCTTTCTAAAGCTGATCATTTTTTGCACACGCTCTTTACGTAAAGCGGTCTGTTCTTTTTGCCAGTCGTTATAAATGGGCCAGAAAATCTTCGCTTCTTCACTCGAAAGGTCAAGTTTCTGGGTTAAATAACCTATTTTGTACGATTCAATTTCATTGTTGCGTTCTCCATACTTTTGCGCAGTTGCAATAATGGGGAACATGAATAGAAAAGCAATAATTACCTGTTTCATTTGATGATATTTATAAACCCGAAGCAATGTCACTCTGCGTATAGTTGTTAAGGATATAATTTTCCAGCGCTACTTCAGTAGGCGATGGTTTTGTTTGTTGTAAATCGTTGGCTTGTATATGGTCAATGATAACCTGTTCATCTATATCATACAACAGCTGTTCAGTTGCAAAATCCCTGTAAACTGTTTTTTTATGTGGCTGCAGTATATCGTAAAAATAAAAACCGGTTGCACTTAAGATTACAAAACAGGCAGCTGAAGCATATTTTAACAGGCCGGAACGCCATAAACGAAGCACCTTCTTTTCCTTCGTTGTTTTATTTAATATGCTGGCCTGTAGTTGTTCAAAATAATTTTCAGGAACACTATAACCATCGCTGGCTGCAACAGCTTTAAGCCGTTCCGTTACAACCTTAGCCTGTATGGCATTGCCAAGTTCACTAAAATAGTTGTCGGGGGTAGTAAAACCGCTTTCTGTTAATTTCTCATCCATCTCAGATATATTGATACATTATAGCTCAAAAGGTTTAAAAGGTAATGTCTTCATTTAGCATAAAAACTTCAATTTTCTTTACAGCGATATGAAAGGATGCTTTTAAGGCACCTACACTAGTCCCTGTTATTTCCGAAATTTCTTCATACTTCAGCTCATCAAAATACTTCATGTTAAAAATCAGGCGTTGTTTTTCCGGTAGGGTAAGTAAGGCCTGCTGAAGTTTTAACTGAACTTTATCACCATTAAAATGAGAAGAAGCAATCAGGGTTTCTGAAAGTTCGGCCGATACTTCATCCAGGGGTGTATTGTTTCGTTGTTTCTTTTTGTTTAGGAAAGTGATGGATTCATTGGTGGCAATCCTATAGATCCAGGTATAAAGCTGCGAATCGCTGCGGAATTTTTCAAGGTTCTTCCAAACCTTTATAAAGGTGTCCTGCACCAGGTCGTCAGCGTCATCATGATCGATGACCAGCCTTCTGATGTGCCAGTAAATCTTTTGTTGGTATTTATTTAGAAGCAGGTTAAAGGCTTCATCCCGAGTTTTTATATTGGAGAACTTCTCTAAAATCTCTGAATCTTCAACCTGCTTCATTATGATGTGCTTGTCGCTTATTATTTTTTGGCTCTTTTAATGACCTTTTGTGCAGCTTCAACAATGTTTACACTGTCTAATCCGTATTTGGTCATCAATTGATCAGGTGTTCCGCTTTCTCCAAAACTATCGTTTACGGCAACAAATTCCTGTGGTGTAGGCAGCTCTGTTGAAAGTAACCTTGCAACACTTTCTCCTAAACCACCATATTTATTATGTTCCTCGCAGGTAACCACGCAACCAGTTTTCTTTACTGATTTAAGGACTGCTGCTTCATCCAAAGGTTTAATCGTGTGGATGTTTATAATCTCAGCATCAATGCCCAGTTCAGCAAGTTTCTCTCCGGCCTCAATAGCTTTCCAAACCATATGGCCGGTAGCAATAATGGTTACATCTTTGCCTTCATTTACCATCCAGGCCTTTCCAATTTCAAATTTCTGGTCAGGATCTGTAAATACAGGGATTACCGGGCGACCAAAACGCAGGTAAACAGGGCCATGGTGTTCAGCAATAGCAATGGTAGCAGCTTTAGTCTGGTTATAATCGCAGGTGTTGATTACTGTCATACCAGGCAGCATTTTCATCAGGCCTATATCTTCCAGGATCTGGTGGGTTGCACCATCTTCGCCCAGGGTCAAACCTGCATGCGAAGCACAGATTTTTACATTTTTGTCAGAATAAGCTACCGACTGGCGGATCTGGTCGTAAACCCTTCCGGTCGAAAAGTTAGCAAAGGTTCCGGTAAAAGGAACTTTTCCTCCAATGGTTAAGCCAGCTGCAATACCAATCATATTGGCTTCAGCAATACCGATCTGGAAAAAGCGTTCAGGAAATTCCTTAATAAATGCATCCATTTTTAATGAGCCTACCAGATCAGCACAGAGTGCTACTACTTCAGGGTTCTTTTTTCCGGCTTCAAGCAATCCAGCTCCAAAACCAGAACGCGTATCTTTTTTTTCAGTGTATGTATACTTCTTCATGCTTAATAATCTTTTAGGGTACTACTTAATTGCGCCAAAGCTGCGGCAAGCTGCTCATCATTAGGGGCAACGCCATGCCATTTGTGCGATCCCATCATGAAATCAACGCCATAGCCCATCTGTGTGCTCATTAAGTTCAGGATTGGTTTACCTTTACCAGTCAGTGATTTTGCATAATGTAATGCTTTAACAATGGCATCCATGTCATTACCATCAGAGTTGATCACATGCCATCCGAAAGCTTCAAATTTAGCTTGCAGGTTTTCCAGCGACAATACCTTTTCAGTAGGGCCGTCAATTTGTTGTCCGTTATAATCAATTGTCGAAATCAGGTTGTCTATCTTGTTAAAGGGAGCATACATAATGGCTTCCCAGTTCTGACCTTCCTGTAATTCGCCGTCTCCGTGTAAAGAATATATAATTGAATGATCTTTGTTCAGCTTTTTTGCCTGGGCTGCGCCAATAGCTACCGACATGCCCTGGCCCAAAGAACCAGATGCTATCCTTACACCAGGAAGCCCTTCATGTGTAGTAGGGTGCCCCTGTAATCTTGAATTTAATTTTCTGAAAGTAGCCAGTTCACTTACCTCAAAATAGCCTGATCTGGCCAGGACACTGTAAAAAACCGGTGAAATGTGTCCGTTTGAAAGAAAAAACAAATCTTCGCCTTTTCCATCCATTTTAAAATCAGTAGAGTGGTTCATGATTTCAAAATACAATGCAGTCATAAAATCTGCACATCCTAAAGATCCTCCCGGGTGTCCCGATTGGCAGGCATGTACCATTCTAACGATATCCCTTCTTACCTGAGCAGCGATATCTTCTAATTCATTAATTGTATGTTTCATTAATTGGGGTTGTTGATTAATAAGGCAAATGTAATTAAAAATACTTTGGGCTTAAGCTATTAAGTCGCAAAGTTCAGTTGATAGCAGTGAAATCCGGGGAAAAATTCTGTACTCCTTCATTTTAAACAAACGTTTGCGTTAAAAAAGTTAATTAAGCACGGAATTCCATGAAATTTTATATTTTTAGAGCTTCAAGTTTTTAAAATAGTTAAAAAAGTAACCAACACCCAAAAACTAAATCTAATCATGACAACCCAAACAAAATCGACTGTAATTTCTCCCATTGTAACCATAGGAGCCTTGTTTTTTATTTTTGGCTTTGTAACCTGGGCCAACAGTACCTTAATTCCTTTTCTTAAGCTTGCCTGTGGTTTGAAAACCGATTTTGAAGCCTTTTTAGTTACTTTTGCTTCCTATATCGCCTATTTCTTCCTGGCTTTACCTTCCTCATGGATATTAAAGAAGCTGGGATTTAAAAACGGATTGGTAACTGGTCTGCTTATTTTGGGTATAGGCTCCCTTGTTTTTATTCCTGCTGCAAGTACCAGAAGTTTTGGTTTGTTTTTAACCGGCATCTTTATTCAGGGTGCTGCCCTGTCGTTATTGCAAACCGCATCCAACCCATACATCAGTATTATAGGCCCTATAGAAAGTGCCGCAAAACGGATCAGTATTATGGGGCTTTGCAATAAATTTGCCGGTATCATTGTACCTATCATTATGGGCACGCTGTTCCTTAAAAATGCTGCCGGTATAGAGGCAAAGATCAATGATGCAGCTACTACAGTTGCCGAAAAAGAGGCTCTACTTGCCGAAGTTTTAGGCCGTGTTTACACACCTTATATTGTACTGGCAATTGTATTTGTTGCTTTCGCGCTATTCATTAAATATTCAAATTTGCCAGAGGTAGATGTGGATAAAGAAGAAGTAATTGAAGGAGAGGAAGTGAAGACTGCCAAAACCTCTATCTTCCAGTTCCCCCACCTGTTCCTCGGCGCCTTCTGTATTTTTGTTTACGTTGCTGCCGAAGTAATGGCAGGAGATATCATTGGGGTATATGGTAAAGAATTGGGCATCAGTGCCGATATCAGCAAGTATTTTACTACGCTTACTTTAACCAGTATGCTTGTCGGTTATTTCATCGGTATTTTTACCATACCAAAATACATTACACAACAGGCGGCATTAAAAATATGTGCCATTATAGGCGTTATCTTTGTTTCGGCAGCTTACTTTACAGATGGTTATACTTCGGTCATCTTTGTAGGTCTTTTAGGTTTGGCAAACTCTTTAATGTGGCCGGCTATTTTCCCTCTGGGTATCAAAGGCCTGGGTAAATTTACTAAAACAGGCTCTGCCATCATGATCATGGGTATTGCAGGTGGTGCCATCTGGCCTTTAATTTATGGATATCTAAAAGATTATACCGGTATGCATTTTCAGCTGGCATTTTTCGTTAGTGTATTGCCTTGTTACCTTTATATCTGGTATTTTGCCGTTGCCGGCCATAAAGTAGGAAAACACGCCTCAGCGTAGTTGAACAAAATGAACAGCTCTGGCACGCCTGCTATTATGCGGTAAAAGATTACTTTTATCTATATTGTAATAAAATACAGGGGATTTTAAAACTATTAACGAGCTTGTCTATGTTCATTTCTGTTTTATTCAGGAGGTTGAATGATATATCTATATCAAAGCGATTACTTTTTATAAGCGGCCTTGTGGCCTTATTGCTCATCGGCGGACTTTGTGCTTTGTATTTTCCACAAACAATAGCCCGGACCTATCTGGCTATATTTTTTTTAGCGGGCACTATCGCCAGTTTAATTTTTATATATTCCATAAAACTGAGCCTTAAAAACGGGATCAGCAGCATTGTAACAGGAGCCGGGCAAATTAAAAATGGCTTACTTAAAACCAGAATTGATGCTTATGCCAAAAACGAGATCAATATTCTGGCTTTTACTTTTAACGAACTGGCTACTAAACTGGAGCAAAATATAGATAAGGTAGAGCGGATTAGTTTAAGCCTGGAAAAGGAACAACAAAGGGCAGAACATTATGAAAAAGTAAAACAATATTTCCTGGTAAATATGAGCCATGAGATCCGCACACCTATGAACGCCATATTGGGCTTTGCGCGACATCTTCAGGAATCCCTTAAAGATAAAGATCAGATGGAATCCATTAAGATGATCATCAAATCGGGCGATCATTTGCTGGTTACCTTAAATGATATTCTTGACTTTGCCAATATAGAGACCGGAGAGATCAGTTTTGTGTGTCTTCCTTTTAATTTAAGGGATACCATACAGTCTATCTGCATGCTGATGGAGTCTAACGCAAGGCTTAAAGAAATAGGATTGAGTTATACCATAGATCCCAATATCCCGGATTCTATTTATGGTGATTCCGTAAGACTTACCCAAATTTTACTGAGCCTTACTTCTAATGCAATTAAGTTTACAGAAACAGGTGGGGTTTCTATCTCGGCAAAGGCGGTAACAGATCATGATGACCATGTTGTTGTTGAATTCAGGGTTAAAGATACCGGCATTGGCATACCTTTAGATAAACAGGAAAAGATCTTCAACCCTTTTGAGCAGGGAACTAATCATATGAAACGGAAATTTGGCGGTACTGGGATTGGATTGAGCATTGTAAAGCATTTAATTGCCCTGCAGGATGGGGTAATACAGTTAAACAGCCTGCCCGATGAAGGTTCTGAGTTTTATTTCAGGTTGTCTTTCCTTAAAGCACATGCGGGTAAAGACTGGCAGCAATCGGCACACAATGAATTTAACCTGACACCAGAATCAGAAATCGGAAAGGACATCAATGTGCTAATTGTAGAAGACAATGCCATTAACCAATTGCTGGTAATTAAGTTGTTGCAAAAAAAGGGATACCATACTACTGTAGCCGAAAATGGAAAGATAGCGCTGCATAAATACGCCAGCGCTGATTTTGACATTATTTTAATGGATCTTCAAATGCCTGAAATGGATGGTTATGAAACAACTATCCACATCCGTAACATGAAATCCGGTAAAAAAGACATTCCTATTGTAGCCATGACGGCACATACCATAAAAGGGGAACGCGAAAAATGCCTCAGCATTGGTATGAACGATTACATCTCGAAGCCTTTTCATGCCAGTGAACTGTATGAAAAGATACAAGGGCTGGTGGCAATAAATGTTGCGGGTAGAGATCACTTCGCCTGATCGGGGAGATGATCCTTTAGGACAACCCATACCGGTGCGTGGTCGCTGGAATGGTCCCAGCCGCGTACATGTTTGTCAACACCAGCCGCGTCCAGCCTGTCTACCAATTTGTCATTCAGCAAAAAGTGATCGAGCCGCAGGCCAGCATCACGATGATAGGCATTGCGCAGGTAATCCCAAAAAGTATAAATGCGATCCTTGGGATAAAGCTTTCTAAAGGCATCGGTCCAGCCTTGCTTTAAAAGTGCAGTCCATAATTTTCGCGCTTCGGGACGGAACAATGCATTTTCCAGGTATTTTTCTGGCTTATACGTGTCCAGATCAGTGGGTATAATGTTGTAGTCGCCAACCAGGGCTACAGGCAAACCAAATGCATTCAGCTTTGCTGCATGTTTAGTAAGCCTTTTGATCCAGTTGAGTTTATACTCAAACTTAGGTCCGGGAAAGGGGTTGCCGTTTGGCAGGTATAAACAACCAATCACAACGCCATTTATAAATGCCTCAATATATCGGCTGTGCAAATCTTCAGGATCTCCTTCTAAGCCCCGCCGGGTTTCCTTGATCTCAGCGTACCGGGATAGGATAGCCACCCCGTTCCAACTCTTTTGTCCATGCCAGATGGCGTGATACCCGGCATCCAGCAGCAGCTGAGCGGGGAACCTGTTATCTGGCGCTTTAAGCTCCTGCAAACATACCACATCGGGCCGGGCCTCTTTAAGCCAGCGTAGTAAATTGTCCAGACGCGCGTTGATACCGTTGATGTTATAGCTTGCGATCTTCATCTTTTACTTGAAAGGGTTAGCATCACCCGGCGCCCCGCTCATAATAAAGCGTTACTGCACCACCGCTAAAAGTTTTTGTCTTTATCAATTTAAGAATGGTCCTGTCTTTTAGGTTTTCAAATAATGGCAAACCTGCTCCCGCTATAACAGGGTAAATACAAAGCTGCAACTCATCAATCAAATTAAGTTTCATGAGCTGTATAATTAAACTCCGGCTGCCCACTAAAATGTCTTTACCCGATTGTTGTTTGAGTTCTAAAACTTCTTCTTCAAGAGTTCGATCTGACAATTGAGCACTGTCCCAGTCTGTGCTTTTAAGCGTATTTGAAAAAACAATTTTTGGAATTTTGTCTATAGCAATGGCAAAATCATTCATTGATTTTTCATCGGAAGGATTTTTTAACAGTGTTTGCCAAAATTGCATGAGTTGATAGGTTATCCTTCCATATAGAATGCTGCCTGCGTTATTTAGCAGGTTAGTATAATGATAGTGTATTTCTTCGTCGGGAATTCCTGCTGTATGGTCACAAATTCCGTCAAGTGTCATATTGAATGCGGCAATTACTTTTCTCATTGTACTTTGTTTTAAATCAATTCCTTATTCTAATCTATATATCCAAAATCCCACCCGTAGCGGGTAGTGTCTCTTAGGTTAATGATCACCCAAATTTAAAAAAGGCGAGTTACACAAATGAGGGGCAAACGCGACAATATGAGGGGGTTTTACAACCTTGCTTACGGAAAATACCTTTTCGATATAGCTGATGAAAAAGCTGCTCCGAAAAGGTATTTTTGATTAAGCCAGTGCTAAAACCTGTGCTGTTGAATTTGCTGTATCTACTTTTTTAATGATGTGTGCAATATTGCCCTGTTCATCAATCACAAAAGTAGTTCTTACGGTACCCATATATTTTTTGCCATACATATTCTTTTCAGCCCAAACACCATAATCGGTTACTATTTTCTGATCCGTATCGGCCAGTAAAGTAAAAGGCAGGTTGTGTTTGGTTATAAACTTCTGATGCGATTTTTCATCATCAGTGCTTACGCCTAAAACAACATAGCCCTTAGCAGTTAAGCCCTGGTAGTTGTCCCTGAAATCGCAGGCTTCAGCCGTGCAGCCCGGAGTATCATCTTTAGGGTAAAAGTAAAGCACAACTTTTTTACCGGCAAATTGTGCCAATGTTACTGTGTTGCCATCCTGGTCTTTTGCAGAAAAGCCTGGTGCTTTCTGGCCCTCTTTTAATTCGCTCATTGTTTTTATCTATAAAAAGTAATTGTATAATTCTTGTTGTTATCTTTCATATCAGTAACAATTACCTCCAGGGTATGTTTTCCAGGAGGTGTCCTGTCGTCAAAAGTATGCCATAAGGAAGCGGTTTTGGTATCAAATTCCATTAATATCCATTTGCCGTCAATATAGCCATTAAAGCTTTTAATACCCGAAAGGTTATCCCTTATTTTGAAAGACATTTTGCCAATACCGGCCATGCTTTTGCCATCGGCAATATTTACAGGTATAATGGTAGGTGGAATGGTGTCTATCGCAATAAAAAAGCTTCCAAAATTGCGTGGTTTTGCTTTAACATACCCATTTTCAAAATAACCGCCCTGCGACGATCTGCCTGTATTCACAATCAGCGCCTTTTCCTTGTATTTGTTTAAAGCACTGTCAGCCTTAATCCAGAGCTCGAAACCTGAGTGCAGTGGTGTAAGCGTATTGTGGATTTGGTGTACTTCAGAATAAGCATTGCCCGGTGGCTTTGGCAAACGTTTATATACAAAATTCAGGTCGTTGTATAAACTGCCTTTAGGGATAATTACCTTAACTGCATCATTGTTAAACTCGTTTTGATTTGCATAAGAAAAGCTTAGGGAGCCGGCAGCAGGTTCCGGTACATTGATCACTGCAGCAGCGTTTGCCTGTACATTAAAGGCCAGGGTGCTTTTATTGCCTGCCCCATCGGTAACTGTATATTTTAATTTGTGCAAGGCCCCGTCGGTAAATTCGATGCGGCCATTGTTAACCAGGTTGCTGTAAATTTTAAGGGGATTACCAGGGTCTACAAAGCTTTTTTGTATGCTTCGTTTGGTATTCAGATAAGTAGGATAGTCTATATGTGAATTAATGGCTTTACTGTTCTCAAAAGAAAATTTTTCAAGGGCGGATACGTAAACCAGCTTGCCATCCAGTTCAAGTTCTATGGAATATACACCATTGGTTCCTGATGCACCATTGTGCTTATCGGTAGTAATGATGCCAAAGCCCACTTCGCCACTTAAATTAATGGTGCTCACTTTATTCAGGTGGTAAGTGCCTGCCCCGCCAATAACCTGAAAGTATTGTTTCGGAATAAACTCGTTAAAGGGCCTTTTGTTTAAGCGATATACATACATGGAATAGATAACCGGAGAGATGTTGTCGGGTATTTCCAGTCCAAATAGCAGCGGGTTGATGGTGGCTTCTGTTTTGGTGTCCCTGATCTCGAAATGCAGGTGGGGGCCACCCGAGCTTCCGGT comes from the Pedobacter heparinus DSM 2366 genome and includes:
- a CDS encoding response regulator, which produces MALLLIGGLCALYFPQTIARTYLAIFFLAGTIASLIFIYSIKLSLKNGISSIVTGAGQIKNGLLKTRIDAYAKNEINILAFTFNELATKLEQNIDKVERISLSLEKEQQRAEHYEKVKQYFLVNMSHEIRTPMNAILGFARHLQESLKDKDQMESIKMIIKSGDHLLVTLNDILDFANIETGEISFVCLPFNLRDTIQSICMLMESNARLKEIGLSYTIDPNIPDSIYGDSVRLTQILLSLTSNAIKFTETGGVSISAKAVTDHDDHVVVEFRVKDTGIGIPLDKQEKIFNPFEQGTNHMKRKFGGTGIGLSIVKHLIALQDGVIQLNSLPDEGSEFYFRLSFLKAHAGKDWQQSAHNEFNLTPESEIGKDINVLIVEDNAINQLLVIKLLQKKGYHTTVAENGKIALHKYASADFDIILMDLQMPEMDGYETTIHIRNMKSGKKDIPIVAMTAHTIKGEREKCLSIGMNDYISKPFHASELYEKIQGLVAINVAGRDHFA
- the xth gene encoding exodeoxyribonuclease III → MKIASYNINGINARLDNLLRWLKEARPDVVCLQELKAPDNRFPAQLLLDAGYHAIWHGQKSWNGVAILSRYAEIKETRRGLEGDPEDLHSRYIEAFINGVVIGCLYLPNGNPFPGPKFEYKLNWIKRLTKHAAKLNAFGLPVALVGDYNIIPTDLDTYKPEKYLENALFRPEARKLWTALLKQGWTDAFRKLYPKDRIYTFWDYLRNAYHRDAGLRLDHFLLNDKLVDRLDAAGVDKHVRGWDHSSDHAPVWVVLKDHLPDQAK
- a CDS encoding dihydrofolate reductase family protein, with protein sequence MRKVIAAFNMTLDGICDHTAGIPDEEIHYHYTNLLNNAGSILYGRITYQLMQFWQTLLKNPSDEKSMNDFAIAIDKIPKIVFSNTLKSTDWDSAQLSDRTLEEEVLELKQQSGKDILVGSRSLIIQLMKLNLIDELQLCIYPVIAGAGLPLFENLKDRTILKLIKTKTFSGGAVTLYYERGAG
- the bcp gene encoding thioredoxin-dependent thiol peroxidase — protein: MSELKEGQKAPGFSAKDQDGNTVTLAQFAGKKVVLYFYPKDDTPGCTAEACDFRDNYQGLTAKGYVVLGVSTDDEKSHQKFITKHNLPFTLLADTDQKIVTDYGVWAEKNMYGKKYMGTVRTTFVIDEQGNIAHIIKKVDTANSTAQVLALA
- a CDS encoding M23 family metallopeptidase, which produces MIKRNIIIAFIVLFSINAYSQQIFSGSKYPLVDFRSPLDIVPPALAGSFGELRANHFHSGMDYRTNQREGYPVYAIADGYISRLRVQNSGFGLALYINHPNGFTSVYGHLQRFNPKIAQQVKAIQYQKKSYEIDEFPNSIQIPVRKGDVIAYTGNTGSSGGPHLHFEIRDTKTEATINPLLFGLEIPDNISPVIYSMYVYRLNKRPFNEFIPKQYFQVIGGAGTYHLNKVSTINLSGEVGFGIITTDKHNGASGTNGVYSIELELDGKLVYVSALEKFSFENSKAINSHIDYPTYLNTKRSIQKSFVDPGNPLKIYSNLVNNGRIEFTDGALHKLKYTVTDGAGNKSTLAFNVQANAAAVINVPEPAAGSLSFSYANQNEFNNDAVKVIIPKGSLYNDLNFVYKRLPKPPGNAYSEVHQIHNTLTPLHSGFELWIKADSALNKYKEKALIVNTGRSSQGGYFENGYVKAKPRNFGSFFIAIDTIPPTIIPVNIADGKSMAGIGKMSFKIRDNLSGIKSFNGYIDGKWILMEFDTKTASLWHTFDDRTPPGKHTLEVIVTDMKDNNKNYTITFYR